A part of Bubalus bubalis isolate 160015118507 breed Murrah chromosome 6, NDDB_SH_1, whole genome shotgun sequence genomic DNA contains:
- the NCDN gene encoding neurochondrin isoform X3, with protein sequence MASDCEPALNQAESRNPTLERYLGALREAKNDSEQFAALLLVTKAVKAGDIDAKTRRRIFDAVGFTFPNRLLTTKEAPDGCPDHVLRALGVALLACFCSDPELAAHPQVLNKIPILSTFLTARGDPDDAARRSMVDDTYQCLTAVAGTPRGPRHLIAGGTVSALCQAYLGHGYGFDQALALLVGLLAAAETQCWKEAEPDLLAVLRGLSEDFQKAEDASKFELCQLLPLFLPPTTVPSECLRDLQAGLARILGSKLSSWQRNPALKLAARLAHACGSDWIPAGNSGSKFLALLVNLACVEVRLALEETGTEVKEDVVTACYALMELGIQECTRCEQSLLKEPQKVQLVSIMKEAIGAVIHYLQQVGPEKQKEPFVFASVRILGAWLAEETSSLRKEVCQLLPFLVRYAKTLYEEAEEANDLSQQVATLAISPTTPGPTWPGDALRLLLPGWCHLTVEDGPREILIKEGAPSLLCKYFLQQWELTSPGHDTSVLPDSVEIGLQTCCHIFLNLVVTAPGLIKRDACFTSLMNTLMASLPSLVQQQGRLLLAANVATLGLLMARLLSTSPALQGTPASRGFFAAAILFLSQSHVARATPGSEQAVLALSPDYEGVWADLQELWFLGMQAFTGCVPLLPWLAPAALRSRWPQELLQLLGSVSPNSVKPEMVAAYQGVLVELARANRLCREAMRLQAGEETASHYRMAALEQCLAEP encoded by the exons ATGGCCTCGGATTGCGAGCCAGCTCTGAACCAGGCAGAAAGCCGAAACCCCACCCTGGAGCGCTACCTGGGAGCCCTCCGTGAGGCCAAGAATGACAGCGAGCAGTTTGCAGCCCTGCTGCTA GTGACCAAGGCAGTCAAAGCAGGTGACATCGATGCCAAAACTCGGCGGCGGATCTTTGATGCCGTCGGTTTCACCTTCCCCAATCGACTCCTGACCACCAAGGAGGCGCCGGATGGCTGCCCCGACCACGTTCTCCGGGCCCTGGGCGTGGCCCTGCTGGCCTGTTTCTGCAGTGACCCTGAACTAGCCGCCCATCCCCAGGTCCTGAACAAGATCCCCATCCTTAGCACCTTCCTCACAGCCCGGGGGGACCCTGACGATGCTGCCCGCCGTTCCATGGTCGATGACACCTACCAGTGCCTGACAGCCGTGGCAGGCACCCCCCGTGGGCCCCGACACCTCATTGCTGGAGGCACCGTGTCTGCCCTGTGTCAGGCGTACCTAGGGCATGGCTACGGCTTTGACCAGGCCCTGGCACTCCTGGTGGGGCTGCTGGCTGCTGCTGAGACACAGTGCTGGAAGGAGGCGGAGCCCGACCTGCTGGCTGTTTTGCGGGGCCTCAGCGAAGATTTCCAGAAAGCCGAGGATGCCAGCAAGTTTGAGCTCTGCCAGCTGCTGCCCCTCTTTCTGCCCCCAACAACCGTGCCCTCTGAGTGCCTCCGGGATCTGCAGGCTGGGCTGGCACGCATCCTGGGCAGCAAGCTGAGCTCCTGGCAGCGCAACCCCGCACTGAAGCTGGCCGCCCGCCTGGCACACGCCTGCGGCTCCGACTGGATCCCAGCGGGCAACTCCGGGAGCAAGTTCCTGGCCCTGCTGGTGAACCTGGCATGCGTGGAGGTGCGGCTGGCACTGGAGGAGACGGGCACAGAGGTGAAAGAGGATGTGGTGACCGCCTGCTATGCCCTCATGGAGCTGGGGATCCAGGAATGCACCCGCTGTGAGCAGTCGCTGCTTAAGGAGCCTCAGAAGGTGCAGCTTGTGAGCATCATGAAGGAGGCCATCGGGGCTGTCATCCACTACCTGCAGCAG GTAGGGCCAGAGAAGCAGAAGGAGCCCTTTGTGTTTGCCTCCGTGCGGATCCTGGGTGCCTGGCTGGCCGAGGAGACCTCGTCCCTGCGCAAGGAGGTCTGCCAGCTGCTGCCCTTCCTCGTCCGCTATGCCAAGACCCTCTACGAGGAAGCTGAGGAAGCCAACGACCTTTCCCAGCAGGTGGCCACCCTGGCCATCTCCCCTACCACCCCTGGGCCCACCTGGCCCGGGGATGCGCTCCG gctcctcttgccCGGCTGGTGCCACCTGACCGTCGAGGATGGGCCCCGGGAGATCCTGATCAAGGAGGGGGCCCCCTCCCTTCTGTGCAAGTACTTCCTGCAGCAGTGGGAACTCACCTCCCCCGGCCACGACACCTCAGTGCTGCCTGACAGCGTGGAGATCGGCCTGCAGACCTGCTGTCACATTTTCCTCAACCTCGTGGTCACTGCCCCAGGGCTGATCAA GCGGGATGCCTGCTTCACTTCTCTGATGAACACCCTGATGGCGTCGCTGCCTTCACTAGTTCAGCAGCAGGGGAGGCTGCTTCTGGCTGCCAACGTGGCTACCCTGGGCCTCCTCATGGCCCGACTCCTGAGCACCTCTCCAG ctctgcaGGGGACGCCCGCGTCCCGAGGTTTCTTCGCGGCTGCCATCCTCTTCCTGTCGCAATCCCACGTGGCCCGGGCCACGCCCGGCTCAGAGCAGGCAGTGCTGGCCCTGTCCCCTGACTACGAGGGCGTCTGGGCGGATCTGCAGGAGCTCTGGTTCCTGGGCATGCAGGCCTTCACGGGCTGCGTGCCCCTGCTTCCCTGGCTGGCCCCTGCCGCCCTGCGCTCCCGCTGGCCCCaggagctgctgcagctgctgggcAGCGTCAGCCCCAACTCTGTCAAGCCTGAGATGGTGGCTGCCTATCAGGGCGTCCTGGTTGAGCTGGCAAGGGCCAACCGGCTGTGCCGGGAGGCCATGAGGCTGCAGGCCGGCGAGGAGACTGCCAGCCACTACCGCATGGCTGCcctagagcagtgcctggccGAGCCCTGA
- the NCDN gene encoding neurochondrin isoform X2: protein MSCCDLAAAGQLGKAGIMASDCEPALNQAESRNPTLERYLGALREAKNDSEQFAALLLVTKAVKAGDIDAKTRRRIFDAVGFTFPNRLLTTKEAPDGCPDHVLRALGVALLACFCSDPELAAHPQVLNKIPILSTFLTARGDPDDAARRSMVDDTYQCLTAVAGTPRGPRHLIAGGTVSALCQAYLGHGYGFDQALALLVGLLAAAETQCWKEAEPDLLAVLRGLSEDFQKAEDASKFELCQLLPLFLPPTTVPSECLRDLQAGLARILGSKLSSWQRNPALKLAARLAHACGSDWIPAGNSGSKFLALLVNLACVEVRLALEETGTEVKEDVVTACYALMELGIQECTRCEQSLLKEPQKVQLVSIMKEAIGAVIHYLQQVGPEKQKEPFVFASVRILGAWLAEETSSLRKEVCQLLPFLVRYAKTLYEEAEEANDLSQQVATLAISPTTPGPTWPGDALRLLLPGWCHLTVEDGPREILIKEGAPSLLCKYFLQQWELTSPGHDTSVLPDSVEIGLQTCCHIFLNLVVTAPGLIKRDACFTSLMNTLMASLPSLVQQQGRLLLAANVATLGLLMARLLSTSPALQGTPASRGFFAAAILFLSQSHVARATPGSEQAVLALSPDYEGVWADLQELWFLGMQAFTGCVPLLPWLAPAALRSRWPQELLQLLGSVSPNSVKPEMVAAYQGVLVELARANRLCREAMRLQAGEETASHYRMAALEQCLAEP from the exons ATGTCGTGTTGTGACCTGGCTGCGGCGGGACAG TTGGGCAAGGCGGGCATCATGGCCTCGGATTGCGAGCCAGCTCTGAACCAGGCAGAAAGCCGAAACCCCACCCTGGAGCGCTACCTGGGAGCCCTCCGTGAGGCCAAGAATGACAGCGAGCAGTTTGCAGCCCTGCTGCTA GTGACCAAGGCAGTCAAAGCAGGTGACATCGATGCCAAAACTCGGCGGCGGATCTTTGATGCCGTCGGTTTCACCTTCCCCAATCGACTCCTGACCACCAAGGAGGCGCCGGATGGCTGCCCCGACCACGTTCTCCGGGCCCTGGGCGTGGCCCTGCTGGCCTGTTTCTGCAGTGACCCTGAACTAGCCGCCCATCCCCAGGTCCTGAACAAGATCCCCATCCTTAGCACCTTCCTCACAGCCCGGGGGGACCCTGACGATGCTGCCCGCCGTTCCATGGTCGATGACACCTACCAGTGCCTGACAGCCGTGGCAGGCACCCCCCGTGGGCCCCGACACCTCATTGCTGGAGGCACCGTGTCTGCCCTGTGTCAGGCGTACCTAGGGCATGGCTACGGCTTTGACCAGGCCCTGGCACTCCTGGTGGGGCTGCTGGCTGCTGCTGAGACACAGTGCTGGAAGGAGGCGGAGCCCGACCTGCTGGCTGTTTTGCGGGGCCTCAGCGAAGATTTCCAGAAAGCCGAGGATGCCAGCAAGTTTGAGCTCTGCCAGCTGCTGCCCCTCTTTCTGCCCCCAACAACCGTGCCCTCTGAGTGCCTCCGGGATCTGCAGGCTGGGCTGGCACGCATCCTGGGCAGCAAGCTGAGCTCCTGGCAGCGCAACCCCGCACTGAAGCTGGCCGCCCGCCTGGCACACGCCTGCGGCTCCGACTGGATCCCAGCGGGCAACTCCGGGAGCAAGTTCCTGGCCCTGCTGGTGAACCTGGCATGCGTGGAGGTGCGGCTGGCACTGGAGGAGACGGGCACAGAGGTGAAAGAGGATGTGGTGACCGCCTGCTATGCCCTCATGGAGCTGGGGATCCAGGAATGCACCCGCTGTGAGCAGTCGCTGCTTAAGGAGCCTCAGAAGGTGCAGCTTGTGAGCATCATGAAGGAGGCCATCGGGGCTGTCATCCACTACCTGCAGCAG GTAGGGCCAGAGAAGCAGAAGGAGCCCTTTGTGTTTGCCTCCGTGCGGATCCTGGGTGCCTGGCTGGCCGAGGAGACCTCGTCCCTGCGCAAGGAGGTCTGCCAGCTGCTGCCCTTCCTCGTCCGCTATGCCAAGACCCTCTACGAGGAAGCTGAGGAAGCCAACGACCTTTCCCAGCAGGTGGCCACCCTGGCCATCTCCCCTACCACCCCTGGGCCCACCTGGCCCGGGGATGCGCTCCG gctcctcttgccCGGCTGGTGCCACCTGACCGTCGAGGATGGGCCCCGGGAGATCCTGATCAAGGAGGGGGCCCCCTCCCTTCTGTGCAAGTACTTCCTGCAGCAGTGGGAACTCACCTCCCCCGGCCACGACACCTCAGTGCTGCCTGACAGCGTGGAGATCGGCCTGCAGACCTGCTGTCACATTTTCCTCAACCTCGTGGTCACTGCCCCAGGGCTGATCAA GCGGGATGCCTGCTTCACTTCTCTGATGAACACCCTGATGGCGTCGCTGCCTTCACTAGTTCAGCAGCAGGGGAGGCTGCTTCTGGCTGCCAACGTGGCTACCCTGGGCCTCCTCATGGCCCGACTCCTGAGCACCTCTCCAG ctctgcaGGGGACGCCCGCGTCCCGAGGTTTCTTCGCGGCTGCCATCCTCTTCCTGTCGCAATCCCACGTGGCCCGGGCCACGCCCGGCTCAGAGCAGGCAGTGCTGGCCCTGTCCCCTGACTACGAGGGCGTCTGGGCGGATCTGCAGGAGCTCTGGTTCCTGGGCATGCAGGCCTTCACGGGCTGCGTGCCCCTGCTTCCCTGGCTGGCCCCTGCCGCCCTGCGCTCCCGCTGGCCCCaggagctgctgcagctgctgggcAGCGTCAGCCCCAACTCTGTCAAGCCTGAGATGGTGGCTGCCTATCAGGGCGTCCTGGTTGAGCTGGCAAGGGCCAACCGGCTGTGCCGGGAGGCCATGAGGCTGCAGGCCGGCGAGGAGACTGCCAGCCACTACCGCATGGCTGCcctagagcagtgcctggccGAGCCCTGA
- the NCDN gene encoding neurochondrin isoform X1: MSCCDLAAAGQRDAQSLLCSQLGKAGIMASDCEPALNQAESRNPTLERYLGALREAKNDSEQFAALLLVTKAVKAGDIDAKTRRRIFDAVGFTFPNRLLTTKEAPDGCPDHVLRALGVALLACFCSDPELAAHPQVLNKIPILSTFLTARGDPDDAARRSMVDDTYQCLTAVAGTPRGPRHLIAGGTVSALCQAYLGHGYGFDQALALLVGLLAAAETQCWKEAEPDLLAVLRGLSEDFQKAEDASKFELCQLLPLFLPPTTVPSECLRDLQAGLARILGSKLSSWQRNPALKLAARLAHACGSDWIPAGNSGSKFLALLVNLACVEVRLALEETGTEVKEDVVTACYALMELGIQECTRCEQSLLKEPQKVQLVSIMKEAIGAVIHYLQQVGPEKQKEPFVFASVRILGAWLAEETSSLRKEVCQLLPFLVRYAKTLYEEAEEANDLSQQVATLAISPTTPGPTWPGDALRLLLPGWCHLTVEDGPREILIKEGAPSLLCKYFLQQWELTSPGHDTSVLPDSVEIGLQTCCHIFLNLVVTAPGLIKRDACFTSLMNTLMASLPSLVQQQGRLLLAANVATLGLLMARLLSTSPALQGTPASRGFFAAAILFLSQSHVARATPGSEQAVLALSPDYEGVWADLQELWFLGMQAFTGCVPLLPWLAPAALRSRWPQELLQLLGSVSPNSVKPEMVAAYQGVLVELARANRLCREAMRLQAGEETASHYRMAALEQCLAEP; encoded by the exons ATGTCGTGTTGTGACCTGGCTGCGGCGGGACAG AGGGATGCTCAGTCCCTCTTGTGTTCACAGTTGGGCAAGGCGGGCATCATGGCCTCGGATTGCGAGCCAGCTCTGAACCAGGCAGAAAGCCGAAACCCCACCCTGGAGCGCTACCTGGGAGCCCTCCGTGAGGCCAAGAATGACAGCGAGCAGTTTGCAGCCCTGCTGCTA GTGACCAAGGCAGTCAAAGCAGGTGACATCGATGCCAAAACTCGGCGGCGGATCTTTGATGCCGTCGGTTTCACCTTCCCCAATCGACTCCTGACCACCAAGGAGGCGCCGGATGGCTGCCCCGACCACGTTCTCCGGGCCCTGGGCGTGGCCCTGCTGGCCTGTTTCTGCAGTGACCCTGAACTAGCCGCCCATCCCCAGGTCCTGAACAAGATCCCCATCCTTAGCACCTTCCTCACAGCCCGGGGGGACCCTGACGATGCTGCCCGCCGTTCCATGGTCGATGACACCTACCAGTGCCTGACAGCCGTGGCAGGCACCCCCCGTGGGCCCCGACACCTCATTGCTGGAGGCACCGTGTCTGCCCTGTGTCAGGCGTACCTAGGGCATGGCTACGGCTTTGACCAGGCCCTGGCACTCCTGGTGGGGCTGCTGGCTGCTGCTGAGACACAGTGCTGGAAGGAGGCGGAGCCCGACCTGCTGGCTGTTTTGCGGGGCCTCAGCGAAGATTTCCAGAAAGCCGAGGATGCCAGCAAGTTTGAGCTCTGCCAGCTGCTGCCCCTCTTTCTGCCCCCAACAACCGTGCCCTCTGAGTGCCTCCGGGATCTGCAGGCTGGGCTGGCACGCATCCTGGGCAGCAAGCTGAGCTCCTGGCAGCGCAACCCCGCACTGAAGCTGGCCGCCCGCCTGGCACACGCCTGCGGCTCCGACTGGATCCCAGCGGGCAACTCCGGGAGCAAGTTCCTGGCCCTGCTGGTGAACCTGGCATGCGTGGAGGTGCGGCTGGCACTGGAGGAGACGGGCACAGAGGTGAAAGAGGATGTGGTGACCGCCTGCTATGCCCTCATGGAGCTGGGGATCCAGGAATGCACCCGCTGTGAGCAGTCGCTGCTTAAGGAGCCTCAGAAGGTGCAGCTTGTGAGCATCATGAAGGAGGCCATCGGGGCTGTCATCCACTACCTGCAGCAG GTAGGGCCAGAGAAGCAGAAGGAGCCCTTTGTGTTTGCCTCCGTGCGGATCCTGGGTGCCTGGCTGGCCGAGGAGACCTCGTCCCTGCGCAAGGAGGTCTGCCAGCTGCTGCCCTTCCTCGTCCGCTATGCCAAGACCCTCTACGAGGAAGCTGAGGAAGCCAACGACCTTTCCCAGCAGGTGGCCACCCTGGCCATCTCCCCTACCACCCCTGGGCCCACCTGGCCCGGGGATGCGCTCCG gctcctcttgccCGGCTGGTGCCACCTGACCGTCGAGGATGGGCCCCGGGAGATCCTGATCAAGGAGGGGGCCCCCTCCCTTCTGTGCAAGTACTTCCTGCAGCAGTGGGAACTCACCTCCCCCGGCCACGACACCTCAGTGCTGCCTGACAGCGTGGAGATCGGCCTGCAGACCTGCTGTCACATTTTCCTCAACCTCGTGGTCACTGCCCCAGGGCTGATCAA GCGGGATGCCTGCTTCACTTCTCTGATGAACACCCTGATGGCGTCGCTGCCTTCACTAGTTCAGCAGCAGGGGAGGCTGCTTCTGGCTGCCAACGTGGCTACCCTGGGCCTCCTCATGGCCCGACTCCTGAGCACCTCTCCAG ctctgcaGGGGACGCCCGCGTCCCGAGGTTTCTTCGCGGCTGCCATCCTCTTCCTGTCGCAATCCCACGTGGCCCGGGCCACGCCCGGCTCAGAGCAGGCAGTGCTGGCCCTGTCCCCTGACTACGAGGGCGTCTGGGCGGATCTGCAGGAGCTCTGGTTCCTGGGCATGCAGGCCTTCACGGGCTGCGTGCCCCTGCTTCCCTGGCTGGCCCCTGCCGCCCTGCGCTCCCGCTGGCCCCaggagctgctgcagctgctgggcAGCGTCAGCCCCAACTCTGTCAAGCCTGAGATGGTGGCTGCCTATCAGGGCGTCCTGGTTGAGCTGGCAAGGGCCAACCGGCTGTGCCGGGAGGCCATGAGGCTGCAGGCCGGCGAGGAGACTGCCAGCCACTACCGCATGGCTGCcctagagcagtgcctggccGAGCCCTGA